In the genome of Brachyhypopomus gauderio isolate BG-103 unplaced genomic scaffold, BGAUD_0.2 sc76, whole genome shotgun sequence, one region contains:
- the scxb gene encoding basic helix-loop-helix transcription factor scleraxis: MSFALVRPAPALYSNISALSEDEENASGSSGSDDRSVHGSADTRGAVRTFSRKRRYGCRPSPAPPPLCAPVPEARHRSSANARERDRTNSVNMAFTALRTLIPTEPVDRKLSKIETLRLASSYISHLENVLLAGDVCENGQPCHRSLDTTDVHLHNSHKPPVLNQDSQNSQPRHICTFCLSNQRRLNKDRERKAAVRN, from the exons ATGTCCTTCGCTCTGGTTCGTCCCGCTCCTGCCCTCTACTCCAACATCAGCGCGCTCTCCGAGGACGAGGAGAACGCCAGCGGAAGCTCGGGCTCTGACGACAGGTCCGTCCACGGGTCCGCCGACACCCGCGGAGCCGTCAGGACGTTCTCGCGCAAGCGGAGGTACGGCTGCCGGCCGTCGCCCGCCCCGCCGCCCCTCTGCGCGCCCGTCCCCGAGGCCCGCCACCGCAGCTCGGCTAACGCCCGCGAGAGGGACCGCACCAACAGCGTGAACATGGCCTTCACCGCCCTGCGCACGCTTATACCCACCGAGCCCGTCGACCGCAAGCTGTCAAAGATCGAGACTTTGCGGTTAGCCTCCAGCTACATCTCGCACCTGGAGAACGTGTTGTTAGCGGGGGACGTGTGTGAGAACGGGCAGCCCTGCCACCGCAGCCTGGACACTACGGACGTCCATCTGCACAACTCCCACAAGCCCCCTGTCCTCAACCAGGACTCCCAGAACTCCCAGCCCAGACACATCTGCACCTTCTGCCTCAGCAACCAGAGACGTCTG aacaaagacagagaaagaaaagcaGCGGTGAGAAATTAA